From Styela clava chromosome 6, kaStyClav1.hap1.2, whole genome shotgun sequence, one genomic window encodes:
- the LOC144424273 gene encoding uncharacterized protein LOC144424273, with product MGEAADVGILKQGIDLKNKRSILLSSLKDQIRPGWFQSMFKGRKAVRREDLLELMHALDECGDAADEIIKSSIHEIRFSYMPLTPSDKFTLASVLGRCSYLDDLEMVGVPLTSSDLKLLASSMQSSNIQNDSPLPHDKAVIFCDILPHITEEMRLYYRVEPEDIKMIDRELDSKPDAKHDIGTCVGIQ from the exons ATGGGAGAAGCAGCTGATGTTGGGATTCTTAAACAGG GTATTGATCTAAAGAATAAGAGATCGATCTTGTTATCGAGCTTGAAGGATCAGATTCGCCCTGGCTGGTTTCAAAGTATGTTCAAAGGAAGAAAGGCAGTGAGGAGGGAAGATCTACTCGAGCTCATGCATGCGCTCGATGAGTGTGGGGATGCTGCTGATGAAATCATCAAATCATCCATCCATGAGATTAGATTCAGCTACATGCCTCTCACTCCAAGTGATAAATTCACTCTGGCTTCTGTTCTCGGTCGTTGTTCATATCTCGATGACCTAGAGATGGTTGGTGTTCCTCTCACATCATCTGATCTCAAACTCCTTGCCTCATCAATGCAAAGTTCGAATATCCAG AATGATTCACCACTCCCACATGATAAAGCTGTTATATTCTGCGACATCTTGCCTCATATCACTGAGGAGATGCGGCTGTACTACAGAGTAGAACCTGAAGATATTAAGATGATTGATAGGGAATTGGATTCAAAACCG GATGCAAAACATGATATTGGTACATGTGTGGGGATTCAGTGA